The Salvelinus sp. IW2-2015 linkage group LG15, ASM291031v2, whole genome shotgun sequence genome includes a region encoding these proteins:
- the prdm12b gene encoding PR domain zinc finger protein 12b, translating into MGSVLPAEALVLKSGFKQQSLSLSEIITSDILHSFLYGRWRNVLGEHLLEEKINVSPKTAFTAEVLAQSFSGEVHKLSSLVLPSEVIIAQSSIPGEGLGIFSKTWIKAGTEMGPFTGRVISPEHVDLFKNNNLMWEVFNEDGTVRYFIDASQEDHRSWMTYIKCARNEQEQNLEVVQIGSSIFYKAMETIPPDQELLVWYGNSHNTFLGIPGVPGIEDDQQKKSKTDEFHICDGSTSSSSALPTTASRMRCVICHRGFNSRSNLRSHMRIHTLDKPFVCRFCNRRFSQSSTLRNHVRLHTGERPYKCHVCQSAYSQLAGLRAHQKSARHRPGGAGGVVVGLHQAHSPPPPQMTTVPHPASLVHHIPTMVL; encoded by the exons ATGGGTTCCGTGTTGCCCGCTGAAGCATTGGTGCTGAAGTCTGGATTTAAGCAACAGAGTTTGTCTCTGTCTGAAATTATCACCTCGGACATTCTCCATAGTTTTCTCTATGGTAGATGGAGGAACGTGCTTGGGGAACACCTTTTGGAGGAGAAGATAAACGTCAGTCCCAAAACAGCTTTCACCGCAGAGGTCCTTGCGCAATCATTCTCAGGGG AGGTTCACAAGCTCTCCAGTCTGGTGTTGCCAAGTGAAGTGATAATAGCCCAGAGCTCCATCCCTGGCGAGGGCCTAGGAATCTTCTCCAAGACCtggatcaaagctgggacagagatggGGCCTTTTACTGGCCGAGTCATCTCTCCTGAGCATGTGGATCTCTTCAAGAACAACAACCTCATGTGGGAG GTGTTCAATGAGGATGGTACTGTGCGCTACTTCATTGATGCTAGTCAGGAGGATCACCGCAGCTGGATGACCTATATCAAATGTGCCCGCAACGAGCAGGAGCAGAACCTGGAAGTGGTGCAGATTGGCAGCAGTATCTTCTACAAAGCTATGGAG ACCATTCCCCCCGACCAGGAGCTGCTAGTGTGGTATGGAAACTCGCATAACACATTCCTGGGGATACCCGGAGTTCCAGGAATAGAGGATGACCAGCAGAAAAAGAGCAAAACCG atgAGTTTCATATTTGCGACGGCTCCACCTCCTCGTCCTCTGCCCTGCCTACCACCGCTAGCCGGATGCGCTGCGTCATATGCCACCGGGGCTTCAACTCTCGCAGCAACCTGCGTTCCCACATGCGCATCCACACCCTGGACAAGCCTTTTGTATGTCGCTTTTGCAATCGGCGCTTCAGCCAGTCGTCCACCCTGCGCAACCACGTGCGCCTGCACACTGGCGAGCGGCCATACAAGTGCCACGTGTGCCAGAGTGCCTACTCTCAGTTGGCAGGACTGCGGGCGCACCAGAAGAGCGCCAGACACCGGCCCGGTGGTGCGGGGGGAGTGGTGGTGGGCCTCCACCAGGCacactcccccccacccccccagatGACCACGGTGCCCCACCCAGCCTCTCTGGTGCATCACATCCCCACCATGGTCCTGTGA